From one Gemmatimonadota bacterium genomic stretch:
- a CDS encoding divalent metal cation transporter, whose translation MATSAIGPGFLTQTAVFTERLGASFGFVILMSILLDLGAQLTTWRVIAAANRRAQDVANLVLPGLGTFLVALVAIGGLAFNIGNVAGAGLGLNVLLGVPVTTGAVVSAAIAIALFLVKEAGRAMDRFAQFLGFVMVGLTVYVAIASTPPIGEAVVRTIVPERVDVFAIVTLVGGTVGGYITFAGAHRLLDAGIGGAASIPAVTRSAGRAIGIASLMRVLLFLAALGVVSKGGVLDAANPPASVFKLATGAVGYRLFGIVMWAAAITSVVGAAYTSVSFLRSVSGWVDRSPARVIIAFIVVSTGGFLLVGRPVKTLILVGSLNGLILPVAVASMLMAARRRDIVGDYRHPPLLFGAGWLVAVSMAAMGAYTLVRDIPALLTR comes from the coding sequence ATGGCGACGTCGGCCATCGGCCCGGGCTTCCTGACGCAGACGGCGGTCTTCACCGAGCGGCTCGGGGCGAGCTTCGGCTTCGTCATCCTGATGAGCATCCTGCTCGACCTCGGGGCACAGCTCACCACCTGGCGGGTCATCGCCGCGGCCAACCGGCGGGCGCAGGACGTGGCCAACCTCGTCCTGCCGGGGCTGGGGACCTTCCTCGTCGCCCTCGTGGCGATCGGAGGGCTGGCCTTCAACATCGGGAACGTCGCGGGAGCGGGACTCGGCCTCAACGTCCTGCTGGGGGTCCCGGTGACGACCGGGGCCGTGGTGAGCGCCGCGATCGCCATCGCCCTCTTCCTGGTGAAGGAGGCCGGTCGGGCGATGGATCGGTTTGCGCAGTTCCTCGGCTTCGTGATGGTCGGCCTCACGGTGTACGTGGCCATTGCGTCCACCCCGCCGATCGGCGAGGCGGTGGTGCGCACCATTGTCCCCGAGCGCGTCGACGTGTTCGCGATCGTGACGCTCGTGGGGGGGACGGTGGGCGGCTACATCACCTTCGCTGGCGCGCATCGCCTGCTCGATGCCGGGATCGGCGGCGCGGCCTCGATCCCGGCCGTCACGCGCTCGGCGGGACGGGCCATCGGCATCGCGTCGTTGATGCGCGTCCTGCTCTTCCTCGCCGCGTTAGGCGTGGTGTCGAAGGGGGGAGTCCTCGACGCGGCCAATCCCCCCGCCTCCGTCTTCAAGCTGGCCACCGGCGCCGTGGGCTATCGCCTGTTCGGGATCGTGATGTGGGCGGCGGCGATCACGTCGGTGGTGGGGGCGGCCTACACCTCGGTCTCGTTCCTCCGCTCGGTGAGCGGCTGGGTCGACCGCTCACCGGCCCGGGTCATCATCGCGTTCATCGTGGTGTCGACGGGGGGCTTCCTGCTGGTGGGGCGACCGGTCAAGACGCTGATACTCGTCGGGTCGCTGAACGGGTTGATCCTTCCGGTCGCCGTCGCGTCGATGTTGATGGCTGCGCGACGCCGCGACATCGTCGGCGACTACCGGCACCCGCCGCTCCTCTTCGGTGCGGGGTGGCTGGTGGCGGTCTCCATGGCTGCGATGGGGGCGTACACGCTCGTGCGGGATATCCCGGCACTTCTGACGCGGTAG
- a CDS encoding ACT domain-containing protein: protein MIVTLDRLAAEYAVARLAPGSGWPHWATWSREFVSVSRTLAETSVICEAQYVPATVPAERGFAAYVVRGPLPFSLVGVMAAITAPLAAAAVPLLAVSTYDTDVILVRIAHATSAEQAWDASGIEIGTR from the coding sequence GTGATCGTCACGCTCGACCGGCTGGCGGCGGAGTACGCCGTCGCCCGCCTCGCGCCCGGGTCGGGGTGGCCGCACTGGGCCACCTGGTCGCGCGAGTTTGTCTCCGTGAGCCGGACGCTCGCGGAGACGTCGGTCATCTGCGAGGCGCAGTACGTCCCGGCGACGGTGCCGGCCGAGCGTGGCTTCGCGGCGTATGTCGTCCGCGGCCCGCTCCCGTTCTCGCTGGTCGGGGTGATGGCGGCGATCACCGCGCCGCTCGCGGCGGCCGCGGTACCGCTCCTCGCCGTGTCGACGTACGACACCGACGTCATCCTCGTGCGCATCGCCCACGCGACCTCGGCCGAGCAGGCCTGGGACGCGAGCGGGATCGAGATCGGTACACGCTGA
- a CDS encoding HD domain-containing protein, with product MTDATLYLTSLAQALAKMSLYAEGHPSRARAADASFARLRTLQQVDATPTFSFLGREVIYYERTLRDLADWDWAQRFSSAGVQRIEFEAAVDRESYHAFLEELLTRVALAQGMRDKPLAIAASPRATPIRFGAVGVRGDAESDDEAIDAELEESERLDLSEEADVVTWMHDEVLVAHQLPLAEAEAVVHSLAHAMQGSSRALIPLLTLKEFDQYTTTHALNVSVLAMGLAERLGLSAREVKGYGVAGLLHDLGKVKIPPEVLNKPGVLTPEEFDLMRSHTVEGARLILEADRHLDLSAVVAFEHHIMIDGGGYPTRCTRRDCHHASRLVHVCDVFDALRTHRPYRVAWDTASILAYIEKRIGSEFDPVIADAFLSMIRGSEMRLAHARSIDEDVLVGAL from the coding sequence ATGACCGACGCGACGCTGTACCTCACCTCGCTGGCGCAGGCGCTGGCCAAGATGTCCCTGTATGCCGAGGGGCATCCGTCGCGCGCGCGCGCGGCCGACGCGTCGTTCGCGCGGCTGCGGACCCTGCAGCAGGTCGACGCGACGCCGACCTTCTCCTTCCTGGGGCGCGAGGTGATCTACTACGAGCGCACGTTGCGCGACCTGGCCGACTGGGACTGGGCACAGCGCTTCTCCAGCGCCGGGGTGCAGCGCATCGAGTTCGAGGCGGCCGTCGACCGGGAGAGCTACCACGCCTTCCTCGAGGAGCTGCTCACGCGTGTGGCGCTCGCCCAGGGGATGCGCGACAAGCCGCTCGCCATCGCCGCGTCGCCGCGCGCGACGCCGATCCGCTTCGGGGCCGTGGGGGTGCGCGGTGACGCGGAGAGCGACGATGAGGCAATCGACGCCGAACTGGAGGAAAGCGAGCGCCTCGACCTCTCCGAGGAGGCCGACGTCGTGACCTGGATGCACGACGAGGTCCTGGTGGCCCACCAGTTGCCCCTGGCGGAGGCCGAAGCGGTGGTCCACTCGCTCGCCCACGCGATGCAGGGCTCCTCGCGGGCGCTCATCCCGCTGCTCACGCTGAAGGAGTTCGACCAGTACACCACCACGCACGCGCTCAACGTCTCGGTGCTGGCGATGGGGCTCGCCGAGCGACTGGGGTTGTCGGCGCGCGAGGTGAAGGGTTACGGCGTCGCGGGGCTGCTCCACGACCTCGGCAAGGTGAAGATCCCGCCCGAGGTGCTCAATAAGCCGGGGGTCCTCACGCCAGAGGAGTTCGACCTCATGCGGTCGCACACGGTGGAGGGGGCCAGACTCATCCTCGAGGCGGACCGGCACCTGGACCTCAGCGCGGTCGTCGCCTTCGAGCACCACATCATGATCGACGGTGGCGGTTACCCCACGCGTTGCACCCGGCGGGACTGCCACCACGCCAGCCGCCTCGTGCACGTCTGCGACGTCTTCGATGCCCTGCGCACGCACCGCCCCTACCGCGTGGCGTGGGACACCGCGTCGATCCTCGCCTACATCGAGAAGCGCATCGGGAGCGAGTTCGACCCCGTGATCGCCGATGCTTTCCTCTCGATGATTCGCGGGTCGGAGATGCGGCTGGCACACGCGCGTTCCATCGACGAGGACGTGCTGGTCGGCGCGTTGTGA
- a CDS encoding ABC transporter ATP-binding protein codes for MAEPKLPSTPPKKPKVNTARAWSETRALMWTHRRSLAIGFLLMLVNRLSGLVLPASSKYLIDNVLSQGRVDLLLPLALASGGATIIQAITSFALSQVVSIAAQRAITDMRIDVQRHILRLPVSFFDSTKTGVLISRIMTDAEGIRNLVGTGIVQLVGGLLTALIALGVLFYTSWKLTSLTLVVLAAFGVMMAIAFKRLRPIFRERSVINAEVTGRLTETVGGVRIVKVYTAEDREERVFAGGAERLFANVRSTITGTSAVGAATTAIVGVIGVLLTIMGGQAIIAGEMSLGDFVRYIFFIGLVAAPLVSIASIGTQISEAFAGLDRIREIRDMATEDALDASKASVPTLDGAIEFRHVDFEYTEGVPVLKDISFQAPAGSTTALVGSSGAGKSTLIGLVMAFNRAKSGQVIVDGHDLESLKLHEYRSHLGVVMQDNFLFDGSIRDNIAYARPDATDEEVRQVARIAHVDEFVETWEKRYDTVVGERGVKLSGGQRQRVAIARAILADPRILILDEATSSLDSESEALIRDGLQRLRTGRTTFVIAHRLSTIESADQILVIEDGRIIERGTHAELMALRGRYKELHDRQYGIETDRFINPGEDFTPEPDAADAIAPSRGRGAP; via the coding sequence ATGGCTGAACCGAAGCTCCCCTCCACGCCCCCGAAGAAGCCGAAGGTGAACACGGCGCGCGCCTGGTCCGAGACCCGCGCGCTCATGTGGACGCACCGGCGCTCGCTGGCGATCGGCTTCCTGCTCATGCTCGTGAATCGACTCTCCGGGCTGGTCCTGCCGGCGAGTTCGAAGTACCTGATCGACAACGTCCTCTCGCAGGGGCGCGTCGACCTGCTGCTCCCGCTCGCGTTGGCCAGTGGCGGGGCAACGATCATCCAGGCGATCACGTCGTTCGCCCTCTCGCAGGTCGTGAGCATCGCGGCCCAGCGCGCCATCACCGACATGCGCATTGACGTGCAGCGGCACATCCTGCGCCTTCCGGTCTCCTTCTTCGATTCGACCAAGACCGGCGTCCTGATCTCGCGCATCATGACCGACGCCGAGGGGATCCGGAACCTCGTCGGGACCGGGATCGTGCAGCTGGTGGGGGGGCTGCTCACCGCGCTCATCGCGCTGGGCGTGCTGTTCTACACGAGCTGGAAGCTCACCTCGCTGACGCTGGTGGTGCTGGCGGCGTTCGGGGTGATGATGGCGATCGCCTTCAAGCGCCTGCGCCCGATCTTCCGGGAGCGGAGCGTGATCAACGCCGAGGTCACCGGGCGCCTCACGGAGACGGTCGGCGGCGTCCGCATCGTGAAGGTCTACACGGCGGAGGATCGCGAGGAGCGCGTCTTTGCCGGGGGGGCGGAGCGCCTCTTTGCCAACGTGCGCTCGACCATCACCGGGACGAGCGCGGTGGGGGCGGCGACGACGGCGATCGTCGGCGTGATCGGCGTGCTGCTCACGATCATGGGGGGACAGGCCATCATCGCCGGCGAGATGTCGTTAGGCGACTTCGTGCGCTACATCTTCTTCATCGGCCTGGTGGCGGCGCCGCTGGTGTCGATCGCGTCGATCGGGACGCAGATCTCCGAGGCGTTCGCCGGCCTCGATCGCATCCGCGAGATCCGCGACATGGCGACCGAGGACGCGCTCGATGCGTCCAAGGCCTCCGTCCCCACGCTCGACGGGGCCATCGAGTTCCGCCACGTCGACTTCGAGTACACCGAGGGGGTCCCCGTCCTCAAGGACATCTCGTTCCAGGCGCCGGCGGGGTCGACGACCGCACTCGTGGGATCGAGCGGGGCCGGGAAGAGCACGCTGATCGGGCTGGTGATGGCCTTCAATCGCGCCAAGTCGGGGCAGGTCATCGTCGATGGGCACGACCTCGAGTCGCTCAAGCTGCACGAGTATCGCAGCCACCTGGGCGTCGTTATGCAGGACAACTTCCTCTTCGACGGTTCGATCCGCGACAACATCGCCTACGCCCGTCCCGATGCCACGGACGAAGAGGTCCGGCAGGTGGCGCGCATCGCGCACGTCGACGAGTTCGTCGAGACGTGGGAGAAGCGCTACGACACGGTCGTCGGGGAGCGCGGCGTGAAGCTGTCCGGCGGCCAGCGCCAGCGGGTGGCGATTGCGCGGGCGATCCTGGCCGATCCGCGCATCCTCATCCTGGACGAGGCGACCTCGTCGCTCGACAGCGAGAGCGAGGCGCTCATCCGCGACGGGCTGCAGCGGCTGCGCACGGGGCGCACGACCTTCGTGATCGCCCACCGCCTGTCGACGATCGAGAGTGCCGACCAGATCCTGGTGATCGAGGACGGGCGCATCATCGAGCGCGGAACGCACGCCGAGCTGATGGCGCTGCGCGGACGGTACAAGGAGCTGCACGATCGCCAGTACGGGATCGAGACCGACCGGTTCATCAATCCCGGCGAGGACTTCACGCCGGAGCCCGACGCGGCGGATGCGATCGCCCCCTCGCGCGGGCGGGGCGCCCCGTGA
- a CDS encoding GAF domain-containing protein, producing MFESLPPSDDRPFAALENRPHSVAELARAARFAITLQRIAATLASSLEREQVLSAILRNSLEAIGASAAAVTELSADGDTLAVVAWIGYPDTLVSRFSQVRVSAFPAVTRLVHDRIPLYVTSQPALEAIAPAIAQFSAPAGARVALPLATAERFVGVLVITFPDARDFAPDEREFLDALAHQSALALERAQLFARERAARHAAEAAIERHTDSLDRMSDQYFVCDAEWRYRHLNRAMREFVRDNGFDPDDMVGRVIWDAFPRLVGGALHLAMLEARQTRATVPFTARGTYAESYYEGNAFPLGDGVGVHAVDTTVRRRAEEEVSRLTTALKRRVDEMETLLKVIPVGIGLANDPQGTDITVNPAMATLLRIPTGVNASKSGPDGDALPFRAFRDGAELRADQLPLQLAASSGESIPYSEHELVFEDHTRVTLLASAAPIVDDDHRVRGSVGAFIDITARKRAEIASRVLAEASAAFAGSLDIQRTFALLAQRVVPELADVCVIFVVRDGGSIGVVAMESTDQSMFEALQAFDRQHPVDGTPTHPVWHALRDARSILVPSVNDASIASMLSGEQSVIELARATGTTSLLMVPISTRGRVLGAMGMGTRGMRRRFDQGDLALAEELARRAAMALDNAHLLAAEHRARGEAEAARTEAERASRAKSDFLAMMSHELRTPLNAIAGYAELIELGLRGAVTEAQVVDLQKIRQNQRHLLGLINSVLNFARLDAGRVMYDLTNVPVAASIRAVESLIEPQLRERRLVYQISPCDATVTVRADSEKLQQILLNLLGNAAKFTAAGGQIDVSCAAESRLVHLRVRDTGIGIPAEQFERIFEPFVQANRTLRSSKEGVGLGLAISRELARGMGGELTVESEVGEGSTFTLTLPRGPDRVPFA from the coding sequence GTGTTCGAGTCGCTTCCGCCGTCAGACGATCGTCCTTTTGCCGCGCTCGAGAATCGGCCGCACAGCGTGGCCGAGCTTGCACGCGCGGCGCGCTTTGCGATCACACTGCAGCGGATCGCGGCCACGCTCGCCTCCTCGCTCGAGCGCGAGCAGGTGCTGAGTGCCATCCTGCGCAACTCGCTCGAGGCGATCGGGGCGTCAGCGGCCGCGGTGACCGAGCTGTCGGCAGATGGCGACACCCTCGCGGTGGTGGCCTGGATCGGGTATCCCGATACCCTCGTGTCGCGGTTCTCGCAGGTACGCGTCTCGGCGTTTCCCGCCGTCACGCGCCTCGTGCACGATCGCATTCCGCTCTACGTCACCTCGCAGCCCGCCCTCGAGGCGATCGCACCGGCCATCGCGCAGTTCTCCGCGCCCGCGGGCGCGCGCGTCGCGTTGCCGCTGGCGACCGCCGAGCGGTTCGTCGGTGTCCTGGTCATCACGTTCCCGGACGCGCGCGACTTTGCGCCTGACGAGCGTGAGTTCCTCGACGCGCTGGCCCACCAGTCGGCGCTCGCCCTGGAGCGCGCCCAGCTCTTCGCCCGCGAACGAGCGGCGCGGCACGCCGCCGAGGCCGCGATCGAACGGCACACGGACTCGCTCGATCGCATGAGCGACCAGTACTTCGTGTGCGATGCCGAGTGGCGCTACCGGCACCTGAATCGCGCCATGCGCGAGTTCGTGCGGGACAATGGCTTCGACCCTGATGACATGGTCGGGCGCGTGATCTGGGACGCCTTTCCCCGCCTCGTCGGCGGGGCGTTGCATCTGGCGATGCTCGAGGCGCGGCAAACGCGCGCCACCGTCCCCTTCACGGCGCGTGGCACCTACGCCGAGTCCTACTACGAAGGCAATGCCTTCCCGCTCGGCGATGGCGTGGGGGTGCACGCGGTCGACACCACCGTGCGCCGCCGTGCCGAGGAAGAGGTGTCCCGGCTCACCACGGCGCTCAAGCGCCGTGTCGATGAGATGGAGACGCTCCTCAAGGTGATCCCAGTCGGCATCGGACTGGCCAACGATCCGCAGGGGACCGACATCACCGTGAACCCCGCCATGGCCACCCTCCTGCGCATTCCCACCGGGGTCAACGCCTCCAAGTCGGGGCCCGACGGCGATGCCCTCCCGTTCCGTGCCTTCCGCGACGGCGCGGAGCTGCGAGCGGACCAGCTTCCGCTGCAGCTGGCGGCGAGCTCCGGCGAGTCCATCCCGTACAGCGAGCACGAACTGGTCTTCGAGGACCACACGCGCGTCACCCTGCTCGCCAGCGCCGCCCCGATCGTCGATGACGACCATCGCGTCCGCGGGAGTGTCGGGGCCTTCATCGACATCACCGCGCGCAAGCGTGCCGAGATCGCCTCCCGCGTCCTCGCCGAGGCGTCGGCCGCCTTCGCCGGATCCCTCGACATCCAGCGCACGTTCGCCCTGCTCGCGCAACGCGTCGTGCCGGAGCTGGCCGACGTCTGCGTGATCTTCGTCGTGCGGGATGGCGGGAGCATCGGCGTGGTGGCGATGGAATCGACCGATCAGTCGATGTTCGAGGCGCTGCAGGCCTTCGACCGGCAGCACCCGGTCGACGGCACGCCCACCCACCCGGTCTGGCATGCCCTGCGCGACGCGCGTTCGATCCTCGTCCCCAGCGTCAACGACGCCAGCATCGCCAGCATGCTCTCCGGCGAGCAGTCGGTCATCGAACTGGCGCGGGCCACCGGGACCACCTCGCTCCTCATGGTCCCGATCTCGACCCGCGGTCGCGTCCTCGGGGCCATGGGAATGGGGACACGCGGCATGCGGCGGCGATTCGACCAGGGCGACCTGGCGCTGGCCGAAGAGCTCGCACGACGCGCTGCGATGGCGCTCGACAATGCCCACCTACTCGCCGCCGAGCATCGCGCCCGTGGTGAGGCCGAAGCGGCACGGACCGAAGCCGAACGGGCGAGTCGCGCCAAGAGCGACTTCCTGGCGATGATGTCGCACGAGTTGCGCACCCCGCTCAATGCCATCGCCGGCTACGCCGAGCTCATCGAACTCGGGCTGCGCGGCGCCGTCACCGAGGCGCAGGTCGTCGACCTGCAAAAGATCCGGCAGAACCAGCGCCACCTGCTGGGGCTCATCAACTCGGTGCTGAACTTCGCCCGCCTCGACGCCGGCCGCGTGATGTACGACCTGACCAACGTCCCGGTGGCCGCGTCGATTCGCGCCGTCGAATCGCTCATCGAGCCGCAGCTGCGCGAGCGACGACTGGTGTACCAGATCTCCCCGTGCGACGCCACGGTCACGGTGCGCGCCGACAGCGAAAAGCTGCAGCAGATCCTGCTCAACCTGCTGGGCAACGCCGCCAAGTTCACCGCGGCCGGCGGCCAGATCGACGTGTCGTGCGCCGCGGAATCGCGCTTGGTGCACCTACGCGTGCGCGATACGGGGATCGGCATCCCCGCCGAGCAGTTCGAGCGGATCTTCGAGCCGTTCGTGCAGGCCAATCGCACCCTGCGCTCGTCCAAGGAGGGGGTGGGGCTCGGCCTGGCGATCTCGCGCGAACTCGCGCGCGGCATGGGAGGCGAACTGACGGTCGAGAGCGAAGTCGGCGAGGGCTCCACCTTCACCCTCACCCTCCCCCGCGGCCCGGACCGGGTCCCGTTCGCCTAA
- a CDS encoding winged helix-turn-helix transcriptional regulator, protein MTSTTPETRAAATGSTQWTFLTNHAHVLLAIARDHDVRLREIASQVGITERAVQKIIAELEESGALTKSRDGRRNHYEVNADVSLRHPMESHRTLSALVQMVLGVPHSSNGNGTGTHGEHENGNGSHPED, encoded by the coding sequence ATGACGTCGACCACACCCGAAACGCGTGCCGCCGCCACTGGTTCCACGCAGTGGACCTTCCTCACGAACCACGCCCACGTCCTGTTGGCGATCGCCCGCGACCACGACGTACGGCTGCGCGAGATCGCCTCGCAGGTCGGGATCACCGAGCGCGCGGTCCAGAAGATCATCGCCGAGCTCGAAGAGTCGGGTGCGCTCACCAAGTCACGTGACGGGCGGCGCAATCACTACGAAGTGAACGCCGACGTCTCGTTGCGGCATCCGATGGAGTCGCATCGCACGCTGAGCGCCCTCGTGCAGATGGTCCTCGGCGTGCCACACTCGTCAAACGGCAATGGCACGGGGACGCACGGCGAGCACGAGAACGGCAACGGGAGCCATCCCGAAGACTGA
- a CDS encoding STAS domain-containing protein: MFVPKLVTTLKEYDRRQFVADLTAGTIVGIVALPLAIAFAIASGVTPERGLYTAIVAGFLISALGGSRVQIGGPTGAFVVIVYGIVQKYGIDGLTVATIMAGVMLVAMGLARLGAIIKFIPQPLITGFTSGIAVIIFTGQVKDFLGLKMGTVPADFVEKLAAYAEHLQTVNPASIGVAVAALAIVLWWPRVNRTIPSPFVALLVTTGAVYFLHLPVDTVGSRFGELSASLPRPVVPHVSFALIQSLVSPAFTIALLGAIESLLSAVVADGMIGSRHRSNVELIAQGVANIASPIFGGIPATGAIARTATNVKNGGRTPVAGIVHALVLLLITLFFGKLAALIPMATLAAILVVVAYHMSEWRTFLDELRGPRADVAVLLVSFFLTVVVDLTVAIEVGMVLASFLFMHRMSEVTNVSAVTRELRREAGGEGERDDRAVGAYDIPAGVDVYEINGAFFFGAAETFKDTLNQVANKPKVQIIRMRNVSLLDATGLRALRDVVHRSKVDRSLVLIAEIHTQPLATLERSALMEELGPESIYTTLEDALDRARSHLAARTPTPPSGTPITGSR; this comes from the coding sequence GTGTTCGTTCCAAAACTCGTCACCACGCTCAAGGAGTACGATCGTCGGCAGTTCGTGGCCGACCTGACGGCCGGCACGATCGTCGGGATCGTCGCACTTCCGCTGGCGATCGCCTTTGCCATCGCCAGCGGCGTGACCCCGGAACGCGGCCTCTACACCGCCATCGTCGCCGGCTTCCTCATCTCGGCGCTTGGCGGCTCGCGCGTCCAGATCGGTGGCCCGACCGGGGCCTTCGTGGTCATCGTGTACGGCATCGTCCAGAAGTACGGGATCGACGGCCTGACGGTGGCGACGATCATGGCGGGCGTGATGCTCGTCGCGATGGGGCTCGCGCGACTCGGGGCCATCATCAAGTTCATTCCGCAGCCCCTCATCACCGGCTTCACCAGCGGCATCGCCGTCATCATCTTCACGGGCCAGGTGAAGGACTTCCTGGGGCTGAAGATGGGCACCGTCCCCGCCGACTTCGTGGAGAAGCTCGCGGCGTACGCGGAGCACCTGCAGACCGTCAACCCGGCCTCGATCGGCGTGGCGGTCGCCGCCTTGGCCATCGTGCTCTGGTGGCCACGGGTCAATCGCACGATCCCGTCGCCGTTCGTGGCACTCCTCGTGACCACGGGTGCCGTCTACTTCTTGCACCTGCCGGTGGACACCGTGGGGAGCCGGTTCGGGGAGCTCTCGGCATCGCTCCCGCGTCCGGTTGTCCCCCACGTCTCGTTCGCCCTCATCCAGAGCCTCGTCTCGCCGGCTTTCACCATTGCCTTGCTCGGCGCCATCGAGTCACTCCTCTCGGCGGTGGTCGCCGACGGGATGATCGGCTCGCGCCATCGCTCCAACGTGGAGTTGATCGCACAAGGGGTGGCCAACATCGCCTCCCCCATCTTCGGTGGGATCCCCGCGACCGGGGCCATCGCCCGCACCGCGACCAACGTCAAGAATGGCGGACGCACGCCGGTGGCGGGGATCGTGCACGCGCTCGTCCTGCTCCTCATCACGCTCTTCTTCGGCAAGCTCGCCGCGCTCATCCCGATGGCGACGCTCGCCGCCATCCTCGTGGTCGTCGCCTACCACATGAGCGAGTGGCGGACCTTCCTCGATGAGTTGCGCGGTCCTCGCGCCGACGTCGCCGTCCTCCTCGTGTCGTTCTTCCTCACGGTGGTCGTCGACCTCACGGTCGCGATCGAGGTCGGGATGGTCCTCGCGTCGTTCCTCTTCATGCACCGCATGTCGGAGGTCACCAACGTGAGCGCGGTGACGCGCGAACTGCGGCGTGAGGCCGGGGGAGAGGGTGAGCGCGACGACCGAGCGGTCGGCGCCTACGACATCCCGGCGGGGGTCGACGTGTACGAGATCAACGGCGCGTTCTTCTTTGGCGCGGCTGAGACCTTCAAGGACACGCTGAACCAGGTGGCCAACAAGCCGAAGGTCCAGATCATCCGGATGCGCAACGTGTCGCTGCTCGATGCCACGGGGCTGCGGGCGTTACGCGACGTGGTGCACCGGAGCAAGGTCGATCGAAGCCTCGTGTTGATCGCCGAGATTCACACGCAACCGCTTGCGACCCTCGAGCGGTCTGCGCTGATGGAGGAACTCGGCCCCGAGTCGATCTACACGACGCTCGAAGACGCGCTGGACCGGGCGCGCAGCCACCTGGCGGCCCGAACGCCGACGCCGCCCAGCGGCACGCCGATCACCGGCAGCCGTTAG
- a CDS encoding DinB family protein, whose amino-acid sequence MHPRLSELLDYADTTRSDLLAAVSTFPTAQWNAPAADGGWSLAQQLTHLYLVEHSSVRAMFRALKDAKKVGLGPETETSSVRGALDATDLVMGTQKLAAPDFVQPATSFPDLATALAKLAESREGLRAWAAEGDGCALATVTFPHPRLGTLNLYEWVLMIAGHERRHLAQIERLRLTVTG is encoded by the coding sequence ATGCATCCGCGCCTTTCCGAACTCCTCGACTACGCCGACACCACGCGAAGCGACCTGCTGGCCGCCGTGTCGACCTTTCCCACCGCGCAGTGGAACGCGCCGGCGGCCGATGGCGGGTGGAGCCTGGCCCAGCAGCTGACGCACTTGTACCTGGTGGAGCATTCGTCGGTCCGCGCGATGTTTCGCGCGCTCAAGGACGCGAAGAAGGTCGGGCTCGGGCCAGAGACCGAGACGTCGTCCGTCCGTGGCGCACTCGACGCCACCGACCTCGTGATGGGGACGCAGAAGCTCGCGGCGCCGGACTTCGTCCAGCCGGCGACGTCGTTCCCGGACCTCGCGACGGCCCTGGCCAAGCTCGCCGAGTCGCGCGAGGGATTGCGCGCCTGGGCGGCGGAGGGCGATGGCTGCGCGCTCGCAACCGTCACCTTCCCGCACCCGCGCCTCGGGACGCTCAACCTGTACGAGTGGGTGCTGATGATCGCGGGGCACGAACGCCGACACCTGGCGCAGATCGAACGGTTGCGCCTGACGGTGACCGGGTGA